TTCGACGATAGTCTCGGCCGCTTCGGCGAGGCCTTGGCGCTGCCCTCGAGCGACATCGTCCGCGACTCGGCCATCTTGCGCTTCGAACTGACCTTCGAAGTCGCCTGGAAGCTGTGCCAGCGTCTCGTTCGTGAGCAGGGGCTGGAGGCGAACAGTCCCCGCCAGGCGTTCCAGCA
This portion of the Deinococcota bacterium genome encodes:
- a CDS encoding nucleotidyltransferase substrate binding protein, with translation MRTDFDDSLGRFGEALALPSSDIVRDSAILRFELTFEVAWKLCQRLVREQGLEANSPRQAFQ